One genomic window of Nicotiana sylvestris chromosome 10, ASM39365v2, whole genome shotgun sequence includes the following:
- the LOC104211055 gene encoding single-stranded DNA-binding protein WHY1, chloroplastic-like has translation MLNLSLSPAGFSLNLQNPSKTSSPYPYHQPLSFSSSFNNINPLYSNTKCSKALPRNLSLTCRHSEYFEPQQQQQQQQQQQGASTPKVYVGYSIYKGKAALTVDPRPPEFSPLDSGAFKLSREGFVLLQFAPAAGVRQYDWGRKQVFSLSVTEMGSLISLGAKDSCEFFHDPNKGRSDEGKVRKVLKVEPLPDGSGHFFNLSVQNKLINLDENIYIPVTKAEFAVLISAFNFVVPYLLGWHTAVNSFKPEDASRSNNANPRSGADLEWSR, from the exons ATGTTAAACCTTTCTCTTTCTCCTGCAGGGTTTAGCCTTAACCTCCAAAACCCTTCTAAAACCTCCTCCCCTTATCCCTATCATCAACctctctctttctcctcctccttcaatAATATTAACCCCTTATATTCCAACACAAAATGCTCTAAAGCTTTGCCTAGAAACCTTTCCTTAACATGCCGCCATTCTGAATACTTTGAACctcaacagcaacagcaacagcaacagcaacaacagg GGGCATCTACGCCTAAGGTTTATGTTGGATACTCGATATACAAAGGGAAGGCAGCTCTCACTGTCGACCCTCGGCCTCCAGAGTTCTCACCTTTAGAC TCAGGGGCCTTCAAACTTTCAAGAGAGGGTTTCGTGCTGCTTCAGTTTGCACCTGCTGCTGGTGTTCGCCAGTATGATTGGGGTAGAAAGCAG GTCTTCTCATTGTCTGTGACTGAAATGGGATCTCTTATCAGCCTTGGTGCAAAAGATTCATGTGAATTTTTCCATGATCCAAACAAAGGAAGAAG TGATGAAGGTAAAGTCAGGAAGGTGTTGAAGGTTGAGCCACTTCCGGATGGCTCTGGTCACTTCTTCAATCTCA GTGTTCAGAACAAGCTTATTAATTTGGATGAGAACATTTACATCCCTGTTACAAAGGCAGAGTTTGCAGTTCTTATCTCAGCATTCAAT TTTGTTGTGCCATACCTTTTAGGTTGGCACACTGCTGTGAATTCCTTCAAGCCTGAAGATGCCAGCCGTTCAAACAATGCAAATCCAAGATCAGGTGCTGATTTAGAATGGAGTAGATAG